In one Candidatus Eisenbacteria bacterium genomic region, the following are encoded:
- a CDS encoding sigma-70 family RNA polymerase sigma factor: MVLQRLIGWVGAPEVDWDAAYSEQLPRVYNFFRYRIGPGPDAEDLTARTFEKAWVARHRYRRDLGRFSTWVMTIARRVAIDHLRSRRQHLPLDAGMEVAGGPSPEDLAERRSDAARLARMLLALGEREQELVSLKYGAGMTNRDIARLTGLSESNVGTILHRTVQQLRAGWDDAGG; the protein is encoded by the coding sequence GTGGTGCTACAGCGTTTGATCGGCTGGGTCGGCGCGCCCGAGGTCGACTGGGATGCCGCCTACTCGGAGCAGCTCCCGCGGGTCTACAACTTCTTCCGGTATCGGATCGGACCCGGGCCGGACGCCGAGGACCTGACGGCGCGGACGTTCGAGAAGGCATGGGTCGCCCGGCACCGCTATCGCAGGGACCTGGGGCGGTTCAGCACCTGGGTCATGACCATCGCCCGTCGTGTGGCGATCGACCACCTGCGGAGCCGCCGCCAGCATCTCCCGCTCGATGCGGGGATGGAGGTCGCGGGCGGCCCGAGCCCCGAGGATCTGGCCGAGCGCCGGTCCGATGCCGCAAGACTGGCACGCATGCTCCTCGCGTTGGGGGAGCGTGAGCAGGAGCTGGTGTCGCTCAAGTATGGCGCCGGAATGACCAACCGCGACATCGCGCGGCTCACCGGTCTGAGTGAATCGAATGTCGGCACCATCCTTCACCGCACGGTGCAGCAGCTGCGGGCGGGATGGGACGACGCAGGAGGATGA